Proteins found in one Helicobacter sp. NHP19-003 genomic segment:
- a CDS encoding DUF779 domain-containing protein, with the protein MLQATDKARTLLNKLKEAHPEGFILYHSCGCCEGGAVLVYAKEDFKIGKNDLCVGEVEGVRLYRHATQEQAQGSMPMVLDVKPFEGSEFSLTYGLGESFYLKP; encoded by the coding sequence ATGCTGCAAGCCACCGACAAAGCCCGCACCTTGCTAAACAAGCTTAAAGAGGCGCACCCCGAGGGCTTTATCCTCTACCACTCTTGCGGCTGCTGTGAGGGCGGGGCGGTTTTGGTCTATGCCAAAGAGGATTTTAAAATCGGTAAGAATGATTTATGCGTGGGGGAGGTTGAGGGGGTGCGCTTATACAGACACGCCACTCAAGAGCAAGCCCAAGGCTCCATGCCCATGGTGCTAGATGTCAAGCCCTTTGAGGGGAGTGAGTTTTCTTTAACCTATGGCTTGGGGGAAAGTTTTTATTTAAAGCCCTAA